One window of the Shewanella khirikhana genome contains the following:
- a CDS encoding formate dehydrogenase, whose translation MKKPASEMSRRELLKALAIGGGAVAAATVAGSAAAAAPTEAAPEEQSDKYRETEHIRNYYATLRN comes from the coding sequence ATGAAGAAGCCAGCTTCCGAAATGAGTCGTCGTGAACTGCTTAAGGCGCTTGCCATTGGCGGTGGTGCGGTTGCCGCAGCCACTGTAGCCGGTAGTGCCGCTGCTGCAGCCCCAACCGAGGCCGCGCCAGAAGAGCAAAGCGATAAGTACCGCGAGACAGAACATATCCGCAATTACTACGCCACCCTGCGCAACTGA
- a CDS encoding DUF3306 domain-containing protein, translating to MSDTSQGFLSRWQARREAVTAEQAAEDVELTSAAEQPLPESTDAAEASAETGADAQQSAVDGAEEAEPLPDPENIEVGGSFARFMSNDVDPLTRTAALRALWKQPQYNHIDGLIEYALDYSNQPKLSVDASMELAKKVFRHVVESATEEVEAEASALAATTEDNLPEVADEVSQNGQAEGDEPQGPVV from the coding sequence ATGAGCGATACCTCCCAGGGTTTTCTGAGTCGTTGGCAGGCGCGCCGCGAAGCGGTTACGGCCGAGCAAGCCGCTGAAGACGTCGAGCTGACGTCGGCGGCAGAGCAACCATTGCCTGAAAGCACGGATGCCGCAGAGGCCAGCGCAGAAACCGGAGCTGATGCCCAGCAGTCAGCCGTTGATGGCGCTGAAGAAGCCGAGCCGCTGCCCGATCCGGAAAATATCGAAGTGGGCGGCAGTTTTGCCCGCTTTATGTCCAACGATGTCGACCCCCTGACCCGCACCGCAGCGCTGCGCGCGCTGTGGAAACAACCCCAGTACAACCACATAGATGGCTTGATTGAGTACGCCCTCGACTATTCCAACCAGCCCAAACTGAGCGTCGATGCTTCAATGGAGCTGGCCAAGAAGGTGTTTCGCCATGTCGTTGAATCCGCTACCGAAGAGGTGGAAGCAGAGGCGAGCGCCCTGGCAGCCACCACGGAGGACAATTTGCCTGAGGTCGCCGACGAGGTGTCCCAAAATGGCCAAGCAGAAGGAGACGAACCTCAGGGCCCTGTCGTTTAG
- the fdh3B gene encoding formate dehydrogenase FDH3 subunit beta, with the protein MAVMKFLCDTKRCIECNGCVTACKNENDSALEWGIQRRRVVTIRDGEPGEASISVACMHCTDAPCMAVCPANCFYKTEDGIVLHNKDTCIGCGYCFYACPFGAPQFPKKTAFGSRGKMDKCTFCAGGPEENFSEAERKKYGANRIAEGKLPMCAELCATKALLAGDAEVVSNIYRERMAARGNPNMIWGYNPQTGEIN; encoded by the coding sequence ATGGCAGTCATGAAATTTTTGTGTGACACCAAGCGCTGCATCGAGTGTAACGGTTGTGTCACCGCCTGTAAGAACGAAAACGACTCCGCCCTCGAGTGGGGTATCCAGCGTCGCCGCGTAGTCACCATCCGTGATGGTGAACCCGGCGAGGCCTCAATCTCGGTTGCCTGTATGCACTGTACCGACGCCCCCTGTATGGCGGTGTGCCCGGCGAACTGCTTCTACAAGACCGAAGACGGCATAGTACTGCACAACAAAGATACCTGTATCGGTTGTGGCTACTGCTTCTACGCCTGTCCTTTCGGTGCGCCGCAGTTCCCGAAAAAGACCGCCTTTGGCAGTCGCGGCAAGATGGACAAGTGCACCTTCTGCGCCGGTGGTCCGGAGGAGAACTTCTCCGAGGCCGAGCGTAAGAAGTACGGTGCCAACCGTATCGCCGAGGGCAAGCTGCCCATGTGCGCCGAGCTGTGTGCCACCAAGGCCCTGCTCGCCGGTGATGCTGAAGTGGTATCCAACATCTACCGTGAGCGCATGGCCGCCCGTGGCAATCCCAACATGATCTGGGGTTACAACCCTCAGACTGGTGAGATTAACTGA
- a CDS encoding TorD/DmsD family molecular chaperone has product MTQAIRQVSENDQFRADIYQLLAALLRRAPSAELLAFLQALEVDVDEDNDMTRAWAALKLAAGQFSPEQLEDEYFTLFLGVGCGEILPYGSWFMTGSLMDTPLALLRQDLAQMGFEREENVKEPEDHVAALCEVMGVLILEAPGYRQLAFYQRHIGSWINRFCDAVAKAPSAAFYGTVAQLAKAFFAVEANEFEQLSLDIPVNCPGSADIAPASQETVEVH; this is encoded by the coding sequence ATGACCCAAGCCATTCGACAAGTATCAGAAAACGATCAGTTCCGGGCCGATATCTACCAGTTGTTGGCGGCCTTGCTGCGCCGCGCGCCTTCTGCCGAGCTGCTGGCCTTTTTGCAGGCGCTGGAAGTTGACGTGGATGAAGACAACGACATGACCCGCGCCTGGGCGGCACTGAAGCTGGCCGCTGGCCAGTTCAGCCCCGAGCAGCTGGAAGACGAGTATTTCACCCTGTTCCTCGGGGTCGGTTGCGGCGAAATCCTGCCCTACGGCAGCTGGTTTATGACAGGTTCGCTGATGGACACGCCGCTGGCGCTCCTGCGTCAGGATCTGGCCCAAATGGGCTTTGAGCGCGAAGAAAACGTCAAGGAGCCGGAAGATCACGTGGCTGCCCTGTGCGAAGTGATGGGCGTGCTCATCCTCGAAGCGCCGGGCTATCGCCAGCTGGCCTTCTACCAGCGCCATATCGGCAGCTGGATTAACCGCTTCTGCGACGCCGTAGCCAAGGCACCCAGCGCCGCGTTTTACGGCACTGTGGCCCAGCTTGCCAAGGCGTTCTTTGCCGTGGAAGCCAATGAGTTTGAACAACTGAGTCTGGACATTCCGGTGAATTGCCCGGGCTCGGCCGATATTGCCCCAGCCAGTCAGGAAACCGTTGAGGTTCACTGA
- a CDS encoding formate dehydrogenase subunit gamma — protein sequence MLSKAFNKSLQQIWSVALLAIALALGSVSGAFAADEQSSQQQAAKTSDADLWRAVKAGESGYTTAQGVEAGVLINVAGNQGKEVRNQYLTPVMGFAVVGVFGAFLLFYLVNGPSKLHHGFSGKLVARWSKADLWIHWVMAIACMLLIFTGLTIMLGRHVLEPYVGAGLWASLIYGSKTVHDFAGPVFILAWALCVVKWMPLQTFKLYDLKWFLLVGGYINFGPFKGKHPDSGFANAGEKMWFWTLTIFGLFISVTGVMLVLPGLDLPREASMAALLIHAISAIIIIAFTIVHIWMATVLSEGGMECMKSGYCDENWAIQHHNLWYDEIKANGSLKYKD from the coding sequence ATGTTATCCAAAGCGTTCAACAAGTCGTTGCAGCAGATCTGGTCTGTGGCCTTGTTGGCGATTGCGCTGGCGCTGGGTTCCGTTTCTGGAGCCTTTGCCGCCGATGAGCAATCCAGCCAGCAGCAAGCCGCCAAGACCAGCGATGCCGATCTGTGGCGCGCGGTGAAGGCCGGTGAATCCGGTTACACCACGGCCCAGGGCGTCGAAGCCGGCGTGCTGATTAACGTGGCCGGTAATCAGGGCAAAGAAGTCCGCAACCAGTACCTGACCCCTGTCATGGGCTTTGCCGTGGTGGGTGTGTTCGGTGCCTTCCTGCTGTTCTATCTGGTCAACGGTCCCTCGAAGCTGCACCACGGCTTCTCGGGCAAGCTGGTGGCCCGCTGGAGCAAGGCGGATCTGTGGATCCACTGGGTGATGGCCATTGCCTGTATGCTGCTTATCTTCACCGGTTTGACCATCATGCTCGGTCGCCATGTGCTTGAGCCATACGTAGGGGCGGGCCTGTGGGCATCGCTGATTTACGGCAGCAAGACAGTGCACGACTTTGCCGGGCCTGTGTTCATTCTGGCCTGGGCCCTGTGCGTGGTGAAGTGGATGCCGCTGCAAACCTTCAAGCTGTACGACCTTAAGTGGTTCCTGCTGGTGGGTGGCTACATCAACTTCGGTCCCTTCAAGGGCAAGCACCCCGACAGTGGCTTTGCCAATGCCGGTGAGAAGATGTGGTTCTGGACCCTGACCATTTTCGGTCTGTTTATCAGCGTGACCGGGGTGATGCTGGTGTTGCCAGGCTTGGATCTGCCACGGGAAGCCTCAATGGCCGCCCTGCTGATCCACGCCATCAGTGCCATCATCATTATTGCCTTCACTATCGTCCATATCTGGATGGCGACCGTGCTCAGTGAAGGTGGTATGGAGTGTATGAAGTCCGGTTACTGTGATGAAAACTGGGCTATCCAGCACCACAACCTCTGGTACGATGAAATCAAAGCCAATGGCAGCCTGAAATATAAGGACTGA
- a CDS encoding formate dehydrogenase accessory sulfurtransferase FdhD, translating into MTAEKPHTRFIKTAAEAPLTIGVTAVDETGAVLDKQIACERPLTLYLNWRPIVTLMTLGARPEALALGYMKNQGFIKDLTLLESVIVDWEVNSAALITEEVTEDLDKKLSEKTVTTGCGQGTVYGDLMAGLDDIHLPVPSLKQSTLYGLLRNINDYNETYKNAGAVHGCGLCEGEEILSFVEDVGRHNAVDTLAGEMWLKGETGGDKIFYTTGRLTSEMVIKVAKMGIPVLLSRSGVTQMGLELAQQLGITMIARAKGRHFLVYNGADNIQFDMAKG; encoded by the coding sequence ATGACGGCCGAAAAACCCCACACCCGCTTTATCAAAACCGCTGCCGAAGCCCCATTGACCATAGGGGTGACCGCCGTGGATGAAACCGGCGCCGTGCTCGATAAGCAGATTGCCTGCGAACGGCCGCTGACTTTGTATCTGAACTGGCGCCCGATAGTGACCCTGATGACATTGGGGGCCCGCCCCGAAGCATTGGCGCTGGGGTACATGAAAAATCAGGGGTTTATTAAAGATTTAACCCTTCTCGAGTCGGTCATTGTCGATTGGGAGGTGAACTCAGCGGCGCTGATCACCGAAGAAGTTACCGAGGATCTGGATAAGAAACTGTCTGAGAAAACCGTCACCACTGGCTGCGGTCAGGGCACGGTTTACGGCGATTTGATGGCCGGACTCGATGACATCCATCTGCCGGTTCCCAGCCTTAAACAGAGCACCCTTTACGGGCTGCTGCGCAATATCAACGACTACAACGAGACCTACAAGAACGCCGGCGCCGTGCACGGCTGCGGCCTGTGCGAAGGCGAGGAAATACTCTCCTTCGTCGAAGACGTGGGCCGCCACAACGCCGTGGATACCCTGGCGGGCGAGATGTGGCTTAAGGGCGAAACCGGCGGCGACAAGATTTTCTACACCACAGGCAGGCTCACTTCAGAGATGGTGATTAAGGTGGCCAAGATGGGCATTCCGGTGCTGCTGTCCCGCAGCGGCGTGACCCAAATGGGGCTGGAGCTGGCCCAGCAGCTGGGCATCACCATGATTGCCCGCGCCAAGGGCAGACACTTTTTGGTGTACAACGGCGCCGATAACATTCAATTCGATATGGCGAAGGGATAA
- a CDS encoding formate dehydrogenase subunit alpha: MRLTRTSTEARQAEKPRFGMNRRQFLKSAGFATGGIAAASMLGTGMMRRAEAKDVPHDAPTEVKRTICSHCSVGCGIYAEVQNGVWTGQEPAFDHPFNQGGHCAKGASLREHGHGEKRLKYPMKLEGGKWKKLSWDQAINEIGDKMLKIREESGPDSVYFMGSAKFSNEQSYLYRKLAAMWGTNNVDHSARICHSTTVAGVANTWGYGAQTNSFNDMRNSKCMLFIGSNPTEAHPVAMQHVLTGKERGAKIIVVDPRFTRTAAKSDEYVHIRPGTDIPFIYGLLWHIFENGWHDEAFIKSRVYGMERIQDEVKRWTPEEVEHVVGVPKAQMYRVAKMMAEHKPGTIVWCMGGTQHHVGNANTRAYCILQLALGNMGVSGGGTNIFRGHDNVQGATDFGLLFDNLPGYYGLTSGAWGHWSNVWDLDPAWVAGRFDQGEYMGKKPQTTPGIPCSRWHDGVLEDKTKIAQKDNIRLAFFWGQSVNTETRGREVREALNKMDNVVVVDPFPTMAGVMHQRTDGVYLLPAATQFETYGSVTASNRSLQWRDRVIEPLFESLPDHVIMYKLAKKWGVEKEFCKHIQVNGDEPLVEDVTREFNRGMWTIGYTGQSPERIKMHQQNWGTFDVNSLEAPGGPAKGETYGLPWPCWGTAEMKHPGTQILYRTDREVRFGGGNFRARFGVEHDGNNILAEGTYSKGAEIQDGYPEFTADMLKQLGWWDDLTEEEKKFAEGKNWKTDVSGGIQRVAIKHGCIPYGNAKARCIVWNFPDDIPLHREPLYTPRRDLVAKYPTYDDRMVHRLPTLYKSIQEKDFAKDFPLALTSGRLVEYEGGGEETRSNPWLAELQQEMFIEINPADAADRGIRDGDDVKVHGPEGAVITVKAMVTPRVIAGECFMPYHFAGIFEGESLVKNYPEGTVPYVQGESANTVLTYGYDPVTQMQETKSSLCQITKA; this comes from the coding sequence ATGCGATTGACCCGCACCTCCACCGAGGCCCGTCAGGCTGAAAAGCCCCGCTTCGGCATGAATCGCCGTCAGTTCCTCAAGTCTGCCGGTTTTGCTACAGGTGGTATCGCCGCTGCTTCCATGCTGGGTACCGGCATGATGCGCCGCGCCGAGGCCAAAGACGTGCCACACGATGCGCCTACCGAAGTGAAGCGCACCATTTGTTCTCACTGCTCCGTTGGCTGCGGTATCTATGCCGAAGTGCAAAACGGCGTTTGGACCGGTCAGGAGCCAGCCTTCGACCACCCATTCAACCAGGGCGGCCACTGTGCCAAGGGTGCCTCTCTGCGTGAACACGGCCACGGTGAAAAGCGTCTCAAGTACCCAATGAAACTTGAAGGCGGTAAGTGGAAGAAACTGAGCTGGGATCAGGCTATCAACGAAATCGGCGATAAAATGCTGAAAATCCGCGAAGAGTCAGGCCCCGATTCCGTGTACTTCATGGGCTCGGCCAAGTTCTCCAACGAACAGTCTTACCTGTACCGCAAACTGGCAGCCATGTGGGGCACCAACAACGTCGACCACTCTGCCCGTATTTGTCACTCTACCACTGTAGCCGGTGTGGCTAACACCTGGGGCTATGGTGCGCAAACCAACTCCTTCAACGACATGCGCAACTCCAAGTGCATGCTGTTTATCGGCTCCAACCCAACCGAAGCGCACCCAGTTGCCATGCAGCACGTGCTCACAGGTAAAGAGCGCGGCGCCAAGATCATTGTGGTTGACCCACGTTTCACCCGTACTGCAGCCAAGTCTGACGAGTACGTGCATATCCGTCCCGGTACCGACATCCCCTTCATCTACGGCCTGCTGTGGCATATCTTCGAAAACGGCTGGCACGATGAAGCCTTCATCAAGTCACGTGTGTACGGCATGGAACGTATTCAGGACGAAGTGAAGCGCTGGACGCCGGAAGAAGTGGAACACGTGGTGGGCGTGCCCAAGGCTCAGATGTACCGCGTGGCCAAGATGATGGCCGAGCACAAGCCTGGCACCATCGTTTGGTGTATGGGTGGTACCCAGCACCACGTAGGTAACGCCAACACCCGTGCTTACTGCATTCTGCAGCTGGCGCTGGGTAACATGGGCGTGTCCGGTGGTGGTACCAACATCTTCCGTGGTCACGATAACGTACAGGGCGCCACCGACTTCGGTCTGCTGTTCGACAACCTGCCTGGCTACTACGGCCTGACATCAGGCGCCTGGGGCCACTGGAGTAACGTGTGGGATCTGGATCCTGCCTGGGTTGCCGGTCGTTTCGACCAGGGCGAGTACATGGGCAAGAAGCCACAGACCACACCCGGTATTCCTTGCTCTCGCTGGCACGACGGCGTGCTGGAAGACAAGACCAAGATTGCCCAGAAAGACAACATTCGTCTGGCCTTCTTCTGGGGTCAGTCGGTCAACACCGAAACCCGTGGCCGTGAAGTGCGTGAAGCACTGAACAAGATGGACAATGTGGTGGTGGTTGACCCCTTCCCAACCATGGCCGGTGTAATGCACCAGCGCACCGACGGCGTGTACCTGCTGCCTGCCGCGACCCAGTTCGAAACCTATGGTTCTGTGACCGCCTCTAACCGCTCGCTGCAGTGGCGTGATCGGGTTATCGAGCCACTGTTCGAATCCCTGCCTGACCACGTGATCATGTACAAGCTGGCCAAGAAGTGGGGCGTTGAAAAAGAATTCTGTAAGCACATTCAGGTCAACGGCGATGAGCCGCTGGTGGAAGATGTGACCCGCGAATTCAACCGCGGCATGTGGACCATTGGTTACACAGGTCAGAGCCCTGAGCGTATCAAGATGCACCAGCAAAACTGGGGCACCTTCGATGTGAACAGCCTCGAAGCACCCGGCGGCCCAGCCAAGGGTGAAACCTACGGTCTGCCATGGCCATGTTGGGGCACTGCCGAGATGAAACACCCCGGCACCCAAATCCTCTACCGTACCGACCGCGAAGTGCGCTTCGGTGGTGGTAACTTCCGTGCCCGCTTCGGTGTGGAGCACGACGGCAACAACATCCTGGCCGAAGGCACCTACTCCAAGGGCGCTGAAATTCAGGACGGTTACCCCGAGTTTACCGCCGACATGCTCAAGCAGCTGGGCTGGTGGGACGACCTGACCGAAGAAGAGAAGAAATTCGCCGAAGGCAAGAACTGGAAGACCGACGTGTCCGGCGGTATCCAGCGCGTAGCCATCAAGCACGGTTGTATTCCTTACGGTAACGCCAAGGCCCGTTGTATCGTGTGGAACTTCCCGGACGATATCCCACTGCACCGCGAGCCGCTGTACACCCCGCGTCGCGACCTCGTGGCCAAGTACCCCACTTACGATGACCGTATGGTTCACCGTCTGCCAACCCTGTACAAGTCAATCCAGGAGAAGGACTTCGCGAAGGACTTCCCACTGGCACTGACCTCAGGCCGTCTGGTGGAATACGAAGGTGGTGGTGAAGAAACCCGCTCCAACCCATGGCTGGCAGAGCTGCAGCAGGAAATGTTTATCGAAATCAACCCTGCCGATGCTGCTGACCGCGGTATCCGCGATGGCGATGACGTGAAGGTACATGGCCCTGAAGGCGCCGTGATCACCGTTAAAGCCATGGTGACCCCAAGGGTGATTGCCGGTGAATGCTTCATGCCATATCACTTTGCGGGCATCTTTGAAGGTGAGAGCCTGGTTAAGAATTATCCTGAAGGCACAGTGCCTTACGTACAGGGTGAATCTGCCAACACTGTGCTGACCTATGGTTATGACCCTGTGACTCAGATGCAGGAAACCAAGTCCAGCCTGTGTCAAATCACCAAAGCCTGA
- a CDS encoding helix-turn-helix transcriptional regulator: MTDEAQLVYMSAKQVAEYLDLNEKKVYAMANDRILPATKVTGKWLFPKVLIDRWVMDSCHSGMLTDRLIISGSDDPLLSMLVARLMGKIGSRELVSYSATGSRLGLELLAKGYADVCTLHWGSFDERNIRHTGLLKGYQNHQQWILVHGYKRQQGLIVRPDLHHRVQQQSEIIAQPLRWVRRQTGAGSQQHLEHWLVSQGSSITDLDVRFTAFSERELAGYIARGDADIGFGCQAVARESGLAFVPLLTESFDFVMSQGIYFRRQLQQLLGMLAAPDTRQVAAMLGGYDLSGAGQLLWSQGQ, encoded by the coding sequence ATGACCGACGAAGCACAACTGGTGTACATGAGCGCCAAACAGGTGGCCGAGTATCTGGATCTCAATGAGAAGAAAGTTTACGCCATGGCCAACGACCGCATTCTTCCCGCCACCAAAGTAACGGGCAAGTGGTTGTTTCCAAAAGTGCTTATTGACCGCTGGGTCATGGATTCCTGCCACAGCGGCATGCTGACCGACCGCTTGATTATCAGCGGCAGTGACGACCCGCTGCTGTCGATGCTGGTTGCCAGGCTCATGGGAAAAATCGGCAGCCGCGAACTGGTGAGCTACAGCGCCACCGGCTCCCGGTTGGGGCTGGAGCTGCTGGCCAAGGGCTATGCCGATGTCTGCACCCTGCACTGGGGCAGTTTCGATGAGCGCAACATTCGCCACACCGGGCTGCTGAAGGGCTATCAAAACCACCAGCAATGGATTCTGGTACATGGCTACAAGCGCCAGCAGGGGCTGATTGTCCGCCCCGACCTGCACCACAGAGTGCAGCAGCAAAGCGAAATTATTGCCCAGCCACTGCGCTGGGTCAGACGCCAGACTGGCGCCGGCAGTCAACAACATCTGGAGCACTGGCTGGTGTCTCAGGGCAGCAGCATAACCGACTTGGATGTGCGCTTTACCGCCTTCAGCGAGCGCGAGCTGGCGGGCTATATCGCCAGAGGCGATGCGGATATAGGCTTTGGTTGTCAGGCGGTGGCCCGCGAGAGCGGCCTTGCCTTTGTGCCGCTGCTGACCGAGTCGTTTGACTTTGTGATGTCTCAGGGCATTTATTTCAGACGGCAGCTGCAGCAGCTGCTGGGCATGCTCGCCGCCCCGGATACCCGCCAGGTGGCGGCCATGCTGGGCGGTTACGACCTCAGTGGCGCCGGACAACTCTTGTGGTCACAGGGGCAATAG
- a CDS encoding DUF3305 domain-containing protein → MQHTQSVWPMYVSLRKVQKQVGRWASTSWELDQVVPASQGPIEGATLVLLELYLDERASYRLNLDMDNPMLYVVCDELEDGAWVPMAISADQNVAAGCLEGDTPVLNMPMPEAVACWIEAFITRHGEVEISAHRRKHVNRRKELAEANARRP, encoded by the coding sequence ATGCAACACACTCAAAGCGTTTGGCCCATGTATGTGTCGCTCAGGAAAGTACAAAAACAGGTGGGGCGTTGGGCTTCCACCAGTTGGGAACTGGATCAGGTGGTGCCTGCCAGTCAGGGCCCGATTGAAGGCGCAACCCTGGTGCTGCTTGAGCTGTATCTGGATGAGCGCGCCAGCTATCGCCTGAATCTGGACATGGACAATCCCATGCTCTACGTCGTCTGCGATGAGCTGGAAGATGGTGCCTGGGTGCCCATGGCCATCAGTGCCGATCAGAACGTGGCCGCCGGATGCCTGGAAGGCGATACCCCGGTGCTCAATATGCCTATGCCCGAAGCCGTGGCTTGCTGGATTGAGGCCTTTATCACCCGCCATGGCGAGGTGGAAATCAGCGCCCATCGCCGCAAGCACGTTAACCGCCGCAAGGAGCTGGCCGAAGCGAACGCACGGAGGCCCTGA
- a CDS encoding 4Fe-4S dicluster domain-containing protein, which yields MSISQTTHRAGHSEIRRQVLAQTRILGNLIPPTVSYSTEGHVLIVGAEDIARLAAGRLSAMASRVILATDDITSQDETHLEQVMAAAPEVESFYNKLVSIKGFLGQFQVTVEQNGTQAALSTVAIRRPHFDVVLDLSIEPAINLEMLPPGYFHVGQDGAKLEQALEQIPDLVGQFDKPRYVKVNADLCAHNRNGLSGCTRCLNFCPADAIQSVEKKIEIDPYLCHGAGSCTNACPTGAISYDLPNPQALHSFIGKLVSRFREEAQEAPVILFHDQNQGQALINDELPGEVLPVALEEITVASMDHWLAALAWGAREVLVLNTQATAPTLTSMLKGEIELACRILNEMGQPARVRLIDEAELAALTPALDISLDWPVIVPAAFGATTKRETLYAAIDHLNAQAAGVTTVVPMGNVPFGQVKVAEANCTLCMSCVAICPTAALTDGGDEPKLLFTEQNCVQCGLCEAACPEKVISLSAQVNFDPESRKAARVLKEEKPFECVRCGAPFATQSMVHRMLDMVGMHSAFAANIERLKMCGDCRVKDMFEDILQDPEKQLR from the coding sequence GTGAGCATTAGTCAAACAACACACAGAGCCGGGCACAGTGAAATTCGCCGTCAGGTTCTTGCACAAACCCGCATACTCGGGAACCTCATTCCCCCGACGGTGAGCTATTCCACCGAGGGGCATGTTCTGATTGTCGGCGCCGAAGACATCGCCAGGCTTGCGGCCGGGCGTTTGTCCGCCATGGCGAGCCGGGTGATCCTGGCCACCGACGATATCACCAGCCAGGATGAAACCCATCTGGAGCAGGTGATGGCCGCCGCCCCCGAGGTCGAAAGCTTCTACAACAAACTGGTGTCCATCAAGGGCTTCCTCGGTCAGTTTCAGGTGACCGTGGAGCAAAATGGTACCCAGGCCGCGCTGTCCACTGTGGCCATTCGTCGTCCCCATTTCGACGTGGTACTGGACCTGTCCATCGAGCCTGCCATCAACCTCGAAATGCTGCCACCCGGCTATTTCCATGTGGGTCAGGATGGCGCCAAGCTTGAACAGGCGCTTGAGCAAATCCCTGATCTGGTGGGGCAGTTCGATAAGCCCCGCTACGTGAAGGTGAACGCCGACCTGTGCGCCCACAACCGCAACGGCCTCAGCGGCTGTACCCGTTGCCTCAATTTCTGTCCCGCCGATGCCATTCAGAGCGTGGAAAAGAAAATCGAGATTGACCCTTACCTGTGCCACGGCGCCGGCAGCTGCACCAACGCCTGCCCAACCGGTGCCATCAGCTACGACCTGCCCAATCCTCAGGCGCTGCACAGCTTCATTGGCAAGCTGGTGAGCCGCTTCCGCGAAGAAGCCCAGGAAGCTCCGGTCATCCTGTTCCACGACCAAAACCAGGGCCAGGCGCTGATTAACGATGAGCTGCCCGGTGAAGTGTTGCCGGTGGCGCTGGAAGAAATCACAGTGGCCTCGATGGACCACTGGTTGGCCGCGCTCGCCTGGGGTGCCCGCGAAGTGCTGGTGCTCAACACCCAGGCCACGGCGCCAACCCTCACTTCCATGCTCAAGGGCGAAATCGAGCTGGCCTGCCGCATTCTTAATGAAATGGGCCAGCCCGCCCGGGTTCGTTTGATTGATGAAGCTGAATTGGCCGCGCTGACGCCAGCGCTCGATATCAGCCTCGATTGGCCGGTTATCGTGCCTGCGGCCTTTGGCGCCACCACCAAGCGCGAAACCCTGTACGCCGCCATCGATCATCTCAATGCCCAGGCCGCTGGCGTGACCACGGTTGTACCCATGGGCAATGTGCCCTTTGGTCAGGTGAAAGTCGCAGAGGCGAACTGCACCTTGTGTATGTCCTGTGTGGCCATTTGCCCCACAGCAGCACTGACCGACGGCGGCGATGAGCCCAAGCTACTGTTTACCGAGCAAAACTGTGTGCAGTGTGGCCTCTGTGAAGCCGCCTGCCCCGAGAAGGTCATCAGCCTCAGTGCCCAGGTGAACTTCGACCCCGAAAGCCGTAAGGCCGCCAGGGTGCTCAAGGAAGAAAAACCATTCGAGTGTGTGCGCTGCGGCGCGCCCTTTGCGACCCAATCCATGGTGCACCGGATGCTGGATATGGTCGGCATGCACTCGGCATTTGCTGCCAACATCGAGCGACTCAAGATGTGTGGCGATTGCCGTGTGAAAGACATGTTTGAAGACATTCTTCAAGATCCGGAAAAGCAACTGAGGTAA